One genomic region from Calypte anna isolate BGI_N300 chromosome 8, bCalAnn1_v1.p, whole genome shotgun sequence encodes:
- the FAM78B gene encoding protein FAM78B codes for MGCLQSVACKARVRREQIVVSDVSATIEPAATAIEESSPVVLRYRTPYFRASARVLMPPIARRHTWVVGWIQACNHMEFYNTYSDLGVSSWELPDLREGRVKAISDSDGVSYPWYGNTTETVTLVGPTNKISRFSVSMNDNFYPSVTWAVPVSNSNVPLLTRIKRDQSFTTWLVAMNTTTKEKIILQTIKWRMRVDIEVDPMQLLGQRARLVGRTQQEQPRILSRMEPIPPNALVKPNANDAQVLMWRPKRGQPIVVIPPK; via the exons ATGGGGTGCCTGCAGAGCGTGGCCTGCAAGGCGCGGGTGCGCCGGGAGCAGATCGTGGTGTCGGACGTCTCGGCAACCATCGAACCGGCGGCTACCGCCATCGAGGAGAGCTCGCCGGTGGTGCTGCGGTACCGCACGCCGTACTTCCGCGCCTCGGCCCGCGTCCTCATGCCGCCCATCGCCCGGCGGCACACCTGGGTGGTGGGATGGATCCAGGCCTGCAACCACATGGAATTCTACAACACCTACAGCGACCTCGGCGT GTCAAGCTGGGAGCTGCCCGACCTGAGAGAAGGAAGAGTAAAAGCCATCAGCGACTCGGATGGCGTGAGCTACCCCTGGTATGGAAACACCACAGAAACTGTCACCCTGGTGGGGCCCACCAACAAGATCTCCAGGTTCTCGGTGAGCATGAATGACAACTTCTACCCCAGCGTGACGTGGGCTGTCCCCGTGAGCAACAGCAACGTGCCACTGCTGACCAGGATTAAGAGGGACCAGAGCTTTACCACCTGGCTGGTGGCCATGAACACCACCACCAAGGAAAAAATCATCTTGCAGACCATCAAGTGGAGGATGAGAGTGGACATCGAGGTCGATCCcatgcagctgctggggcagagggcAAGGCTGGTGGGAAGGactcagcaggagcagccccgCATCCTCAGCAGGATGGAGCCCATCCCACCCAATGCACTAGTGAAACCCAATGCCAATGATGCCCAGGTCCTCATGTGGAGGCCCAAACGAGGCCAGCCCATCGTCGTGATACCTCCCAAGTAG
- the PLPP6 gene encoding phospholipid phosphatase 6, protein MPSPRSSRERRSGSSGSLSSSNRLEFLSLLSQRSPGVPDSPARRKESGSSSAASPLPEEDCMKLNPSFLGIALSSLLAIDLWTSKRLGVCAGEGSAWGSARPLMKVIEVSGHGIPWLLGTFYGLCQSQSSAAREVLLNLLFALLLDLVLVAVVKGLVRRPRPPHNQMDMFATISVDKYSFPSGHATRAALVCRFVLHHLVLAAPLRVLVVLWALLVGVSRVMLGRHNVTDVLSGLLLGYLLYSVVERCWLSPLSTPALFALWSH, encoded by the exons ATGCCGAGCCCCCGGAGCAGCCGTGAGCGACGGTCCGGTAGCAGCGGcagcctgagcagcagcaacCGGCTGGAGTTCCTGTCCCTGTTGAGCCAGCGCAGCCCCGGTGTCCCGGACAGCCCGGCACGGCGCAAGGAATCGGGCAGCAGCTCCGCAGCATCCCCGCTGCCCGAGGAGGACTGCATGAAGCTGAACCCCTCCTTCCTCGGCATCgccctcagctccctgctcgCCATCGACCTCTGGACCTCCAAGCGCCTGGGGGTCTGTGCCGGGGAGGGTTCGGCCTGGGGCAGCGCCCGGCCCCTGATGAAAGTGATCGAGGTGTCGGGACACGGCATCCCCTGGCTGCTCGGAACCTTCTATGGGCTCTGCCAGAGCCAGAGCTCGGCGGCCAGGGAGGTGCTGCTCAACCTGCTCTTCG CTCTGCTGCTGGACCTCGTGCTGGTGGCCGTGGTGAAAGGGCTCGTCAGGCGGCCACGACCTCCCCACAACCAGATGGACATGTTTGCCACCATCTCCGTGGACAAATACTCCTTCCCCTCGGGCCACGCCACCAGAGCTGCCCTCGTCTGCCGCTTCGTCCTGCACCACCTGGTGCTTGCAGCCCCTCTGAGGGTCCTGGTGGTGCTCTGGGCTCTCCTCGTGGGGGTGTCCCGGGTGATGTTGGGCAGGCACAACGTGACGGATGTGCTCTCTGGTTTGCTCCTGGGTTACCTGCTCTACAGCGTGGTGGAGCGCTGCTGGCTTTCCCCGCTCAGCACCCCGGCACTCTTTGCACTCTGGAGCCACTGA
- the LOC103529405 gene encoding LOW QUALITY PROTEIN: dimethylaniline monooxygenase [N-oxide-forming] 5 (The sequence of the model RefSeq protein was modified relative to this genomic sequence to represent the inferred CDS: deleted 1 base in 1 codon): MVKRVAIVGGGPSGLCAIKACLQEGLEPVCFERTRDIGGLWRFEEHPEEGRASIYRSVIINTSKEMMCYSDFPIPEDFPNYMHNSKIMEYFYMYARHFDLLRHIRFRTSVCRMSKCPNFATTGQWEVVTESEGKKETSVFDAVLVCTGHHTDAHLPLSSFPGIEKFKGNYLHSRDYKDCNDFMDKRVVIIGIGNSGLDLAVEISHTAKQVFLSTRRGAWVFNRVGDQGYPTDTIFTTRMKIFLKYLLSSSMVNRLVEKQLNARFDHALYGLKPKHRILDQHPTINDDLPNCIISGRVQVKPNVKEFTETSAIFEDGTREDIDAVVFATGYTFSFPFLESYVKVVNNQISLYKQMFLPELEKPTLAFIGLIQPLGAIMPISELQSRWATRVFKGLNQLPSRHDMEADIRQKKEEMEKRYVKSQRHTIQVDYIPYMDELASQMGVKPNVLTLFLTDPKLALEVVFGPCTPYQYRLRGPGAWGGAREAILTQRQRIIKPLQTRHVEKQAAASAMPFVFKLVGAVAVLAVIFAYL, encoded by the exons ATGGTGAAGAGGGTGGCGATCGTCGGAGGGGGCCCCAGCGGGCTCTGTGCCATCAAAGCCTGTctgcaggaggggctggagccCGTCTGCTTCGAGAGGACCAGAGACATCGGAGGGCTCTGGAGGTTTGAG GAGCACCCCGAGGAGGGCCGTGCCAGCATCTACCGCTCCGTCATCATCAACACCTCCAAGGAGATGATGTGCTACAGCGACTTCCCCATCCCTGAGGACTTCCCCAACTACATGCACAACTCCAAGATCATGGAATACTTCTACATGTACGCCAGGCACTTTGATCTGCTCCGACACATCCGTTTCAGG ACCAGCGTGTGCCGCATGTCCAAGTGCCCCAACTTTGCCACCACGGGGCAGTGGGAGGTGGTGACAGAGAgtgaagggaagaaggagaCGTCTGTCTTCGACGCCGTGCTGGTGTGCACCGGGCACCACACGGATGCACATCTCCCCTTGAGCTCCTTCCCAG gAATTGAGAAGTTCAAAGGCAACTACTTGCACAGCCGAGACTACAAGGACTGTAATGATTTCATGGACAAGAGGGTTGTTATCATTGGGATTGGGAATTCAGGCTTGGATCTGGCTGTGGAGATCAGCCACACAGCCAAGCAG GTCTTCCTCAGCACCCGCCGTGGCGCGTGGGTCTTCAACCGTGTCGGGGATCAGGGCTACCCCACAGACACCATCTTCACCACCCGCATGAAGATATTCCTGAAGTACCTGCTGAGTTCATCCATGGTGAACAGATTggtggagaagcagctgaacgCCAGGTTTGACCACGCACTCTACGGCCTGAAGCCAAAGCACAG GATCTTAGACCAGCACCCGACTATCAACGATGACCTTCCCAACTGCATCATTTCAGGCAGGGTGCAGGTGAAGCCAAATGTCAAGGAGTTCACTGAGACATCTGCCATCTTCGAGGATGGCACCAGGGAGGACATCGACGCCGTGGTCTTTGCCACAGGATacaccttctccttccccttcctcgAGAGTTATGTGAAAGTGGTGAACAACCAGATCTCCCTCTACAAACAGATGTTCCTCCCTGAACTGGAGAAGCCAACGCTGGCCTTCATTGGTCTCatccagcccctgggtgccATCATGCCCATCTCTGAGCTCCAGAGTCGCTGGGCCACCCGTGTCTTCAAGG GGCTGAACCAGCTGCCTTCACGGCACGACATGGAGGCTGACATCaggcagaagaaggaagagatggaaaagcG GTACGTGAAGAGCCAGAGGCACACCATCCAGGTGGATTACATCCCCTACATGGACGAGCTCGCCTCCCAGATGGGGGTCAAGCCCAACGTGCTGACCCTCTTCCTCACCGACCCCAAACTGGCTCTGGAGGTGGTCTTTGGTCCCTGCACACCCTACCAGTACCGCCTGCGGGGTCCGGGTGCTTGG GGGGGTGCCAGGGAGGCCATCCTGACCCAGCGGCAGCGCATCATCAAACCACTGCAGACACGGCATGTAGAGAAgcaagcagcagcctctgctatgccctttgttttcaagctgGTCGGGGCCGTGGCCGTCCTCGCCGTGATATTTGCTTACTTGTAG
- the LOC103529404 gene encoding dimethylaniline monooxygenase [N-oxide-forming] 5, whose protein sequence is MAGQRVAVIGAGASGLCALKCCLDEGLVPTCFERSGDIGGLWRFEEHPEEGRASIYRSVIINASKEMMCYSDFPIPEDFPNYMHNSKIMEYFYMYARHFDLLRHIRFRTSVCRISKCPNFATTGQWEVVTESEGKKETSVFDAVLVCTGHHTDAHLPLSSFPGLEKFKGWYLHSRDYKNSQSFLGKRVVVIGTGNSGIDIAVELSHAAKQVFLSTKRGTWVLHRVAESGYPFDFTYNTRFIVFCHGLLPPNISSYLIERKVNARFDHALYGLKPQHRLFDQHPTVNDDLPNRIISGRVQVKPNIKEFTETSAIFEDGTREDIDAVVFATGYTFSFPFLESYVKVVDNQISLYKLMFLPELEKPTLAFIGLIQPVGAVMPISELQSRWATRVFKGLSKLPSRHDMEADIREKKEAMAKKYVKSQRHTIQVDYIAYMDELASQVGVKPNVLTLFLTDPKLALEVVFGPCTSYQYRLRGPGAWGGAREAILTQRQRVVKPLHTRAGDGAARSSAVPHIFKVFFSVGLIVSTLVYVSLSP, encoded by the exons ATGGCTGGCCAGAGAGTAGCTGTTATCGGTGCCGGTGCCTCTGGCTTGTGTGCCCTGAAATGCTGCCTGGATGAGGGGCTGGTACCCACCTGCTTCGAGAGGAGCGGGGACATCGGTGGACTCTGGCGCTTTGAG GAGCACCCCGAGGAGGGCCGTGCCAGCATCTACCGCTCCGTCATCATCAACGCCTCCAAGGAGATGATGTGCTACAGCGACTTCCCCATCCCTGAGGACTTCCCCAACTACATGCACAACTCCAAGATCATGGAATACTTCTACATGTACGCCAGGCACTTCGATCTGCTCCGACACATCCGTTTCAGG ACCAGCGTGTGCCGCATCTCCAAGTGCCCCAACTTTGCCACCACGGGGCAGTGGGAGGTGGTGACAGAGAgtgaagggaagaaggagaCGTCTGTCTTCGATGCCGTGCTGGTGTGCACCGGGCACCACACGGATGCACATCTCCCCTTGAGCTCCTTCCCAG ggcTGGAAAAGTTCAAGGGCTGGTACCTGCACAGCCGGGACTACAAGAACTCACAGTCCTTTTTGGGGAAGCGTGTGGTTGTTATTGGCACTGGGAATTCAGGCATTGACATCGCAGTGGAGCTGAGCCACGCAGCCAAGCAG GTCTTCCTCAGCACCAAGCGTGGGACTTGGGTCCTGCATCGGGTGGCAGAATCCGGGTACCCCTTTGACTTCACCTACAACACCCGTTTCATAGTGTTCTGCCATGGGCTGCTGCCTCCAAATATCAGCAGTTATCTCATAGAGAGGAAGGTCAATGCCCGCTTCGACCACGCACTCTACGGCCTGAAGCCCCAGCACCG gctCTTTGACCAGCACCCGACTGTCAACGATGACCTTCCCAACCGCATCATCTCGGGCAGGGTGCAGGTGAAGCCAAACATCAAGGAGTTCACTGAGACATCTGCCATCTTCGAGGATGGCACCAGGGAGGACATCGACGCCGTGGTCTTTGCCACAGGATacaccttctccttccccttcctcgAGAGTTATGTGAAAGTGGTGGACAACCAGATCTCCCTCTACAAGCTGATGTTCCTCCCTGAACTGGAGAAGCCAACACTGGCTTTCATTGGTCTCATCCAGCCTGTGGGTGCTGTCATGCCCATCTCTGAGCTCCAGAGTCGCTGGGCCACCCGTGTCTTCAAGG GGCTGAGCAAGCTGCCTTCACGGCACGACATGGAGGCTGACATcagggagaagaaggaagcCATGGCAAAGAA GTACGTGAAGAGCCAGAGGCACACCATCCAGGTGGATTACATCGCCTACATGGACGAGCTCGCCTCCCAGGTGGGGGTCAAGCCCAACGTGCTGACCCTCTTCCTCACCGACCCCAAACTGGCTCTGGAGGTGGTCTTTGGTCCCTGCACATCCTACCAGTACCGCCTGCGGGGTCCGGGTGCCTGGGGGGGTGCCAGGGAGGCCATCCTGACCCAGCGGCAGCGGGTGGTGAAACCTCTGCACACCAGAGCTGGGGATGGTGCTGCCCGCTCCAGCGCCGTGCCCCACATCTTCAAAGTCTTCTTCAGCGTTGGTTTGATCGTGTCTACCCTTGTCTACGTCTCACTCTCCCCCTAA
- the PRKAB2 gene encoding 5'-AMP-activated protein kinase subunit beta-2 isoform X1 yields MGNTTSERVSGERHGSKSQRGDGSGAPHPAKEHPHKIMVGSTDDPSVFSSHDSKIPGDKEFVSWQPDLEESVKPSQQARPTVIRWADGGKEVFISGSFNNWSTKIPLIKSHNDFVAILDLPEGEHQYKFFVDGQWVHDPSEPVVTSQMGTINNLIHVKKSDFEVFDALKVDSLESSETSGRDLSSSPPGPYGQEMYVYRPEERFKSPPILPPHLLQVILNKDTNISCDPALLPEPNHVMLNHLYALSIKDGVMVLSATHRYKKKYVTTLLYKPI; encoded by the exons ATGGGGAACACCACCAGTGAGCGTGTGTCTGGGGAACGCCACGGCTCCAAGTCCCAGCGCGGAGATGGCTCGGGTGCCCCCCACCCTGCCAAGGAGCACCCACACAAGATCATGGTGGGCAGCACCGATGATCCAAGTGTTTTCAGCTCCCACGACTCCAAG ATTCCTGGGGACAAGGAGTTTGTGTCATGGCAGCCAGATTTGGAGGAGTCAGTGAAACCATCCCAACAAGCCCGACCCACTGTCATCCGCTGGGCTGATGGAGGCAAAGAGGTCTTCATCTCTGGATCTTTCAACAACTGGAGCACCAAGATCCCTCTCATCAAGAG CCACAATGACTTTGTTGCTATCCTGGACCTCCCAGAAGGAGAGCACCAGTACAAATTCTTCGTGGATGGTCAGTGGGTCCATGACCCATCTGAG CCTGTGGTCACCAGCCAGATGGGCACAATCAACAACCTGATTCATGTCAAGAAGTCTGACTTTGAAGTCTTCGATGCCTTGAAGGTGGATTCCCTGGAGAGCTCAGAAACCTCAGGTCGGG ACTTATCCAGCTCACCCCCTGGTCCTTATGGCCAGGAGATGTACGTGTACCGGCCTGAGGAACGCTTCAAATCTCCCCCCATCCTCCCACCTCACCTCCTCCAGGTCATCCTCAACAAGGACACCAATATCTCG TGtgacccagcactgctgccagaaCCCAACCATGTCATGCTCAATCACCTCTATGCTCTCTCCATCAAG GATGGAGTGATGGTGCTGAGTGCCACGCACAGATACAAGAAGAAGTATGTGACCACGCTGCTGTACAAACCCATCTGA
- the PRKAB2 gene encoding 5'-AMP-activated protein kinase subunit beta-2 isoform X2 has product MGNTTSERVSGERHGSKSQRGDGSGAPHPAKEHPHKIMVGSTDDPSVFSSHDSKIPGDKEFVSWQPDLEESVKPSQQARPTVIRWADGGKEVFISGSFNNWSTKIPLIKSHNDFVAILDLPEGEHQYKFFVDGQWVHDPSEPVVTSQMGTINNLIHVKKSDFEVFDALKVDSLESSETSDLSSSPPGPYGQEMYVYRPEERFKSPPILPPHLLQVILNKDTNISCDPALLPEPNHVMLNHLYALSIKDGVMVLSATHRYKKKYVTTLLYKPI; this is encoded by the exons ATGGGGAACACCACCAGTGAGCGTGTGTCTGGGGAACGCCACGGCTCCAAGTCCCAGCGCGGAGATGGCTCGGGTGCCCCCCACCCTGCCAAGGAGCACCCACACAAGATCATGGTGGGCAGCACCGATGATCCAAGTGTTTTCAGCTCCCACGACTCCAAG ATTCCTGGGGACAAGGAGTTTGTGTCATGGCAGCCAGATTTGGAGGAGTCAGTGAAACCATCCCAACAAGCCCGACCCACTGTCATCCGCTGGGCTGATGGAGGCAAAGAGGTCTTCATCTCTGGATCTTTCAACAACTGGAGCACCAAGATCCCTCTCATCAAGAG CCACAATGACTTTGTTGCTATCCTGGACCTCCCAGAAGGAGAGCACCAGTACAAATTCTTCGTGGATGGTCAGTGGGTCCATGACCCATCTGAG CCTGTGGTCACCAGCCAGATGGGCACAATCAACAACCTGATTCATGTCAAGAAGTCTGACTTTGAAGTCTTCGATGCCTTGAAGGTGGATTCCCTGGAGAGCTCAGAAACCTCAG ACTTATCCAGCTCACCCCCTGGTCCTTATGGCCAGGAGATGTACGTGTACCGGCCTGAGGAACGCTTCAAATCTCCCCCCATCCTCCCACCTCACCTCCTCCAGGTCATCCTCAACAAGGACACCAATATCTCG TGtgacccagcactgctgccagaaCCCAACCATGTCATGCTCAATCACCTCTATGCTCTCTCCATCAAG GATGGAGTGATGGTGCTGAGTGCCACGCACAGATACAAGAAGAAGTATGTGACCACGCTGCTGTACAAACCCATCTGA